The following are encoded together in the Humulus lupulus chromosome 5, drHumLupu1.1, whole genome shotgun sequence genome:
- the LOC133778040 gene encoding casein kinase II subunit beta-1-like isoform X2 codes for MYRERGFKPEVSSVDRKRINDALDKQLERSSPSTSRAVVINGRDKQPLSMLVGKTAAPSDQRDSRSASLSKANCSDVEESETDSEESDVSGSDVEDTSWISWFCNLRGNEFFSEVDDDYIQDDFNLCGLSSQVPYYDYALDLILDVESSHGDMFTEEQNELVESAAEMLYGLIHARYILTSKGIAAMLDKYKNYDFGRCPRVYCCGQPCLPVGQSDIPRATTVKIYCPKCEDVYYPRSKYQDIDGAYFGTTFPHLFLMTYGHLKQQKASQNYVPRVFGFKLHKP; via the exons ATGTACAGAGAGCGAGGGTTTAAGCCGGAGGTGAGCTCGGTTGATCGGAAGCGAATCAACGACGCCTTGGATAAGCAGCTGGAAAGATCGTCGCCGTCCACGTCTAGGGCGGTGGTAATCAACGGTAGGGATAAGCAGCCGCTGTCTATGCTTGTGGGGAAGACTGCTGCTCCATCTGATCAGAGGGACTCTCGCTCTGCTTCTCTCTCTAAAGCCAACTGCTCCGATG TGGAGGAATCTGAAACAGACAGTGAAGAATCTGATGTCAGTGGTTCTGATGTTGAAGACACATCTTGGATTTCATGGTTTTGCAACCTTCGAGGAAATGAGTTTTTTTCTGAAGTTGATGATGACTACATTCAAGATGATTTTAACCTCTGTGGGTTAAGCAGCCAAGTTCCTTATTATGATTATGCTCTTGATTTGATCTTGGATGTTGAGTCTTCTCATG GCGACATGTTTACCGAGGAGCAAAATGAATTAGTCGAGTCGGCAGCAGAGATGCTTTATGGACTAATTCATGCTCGATACATTTTGACCAGCAAAGGCATTGCTGCTATG TTAGACAAGTACAAAAATTATGATTTTGGGAGGTGCCCCAGAGTTTACTGTTGTGGACAACCCTGCCTCCCAGTTGGTCAATCAGACATTCCACGAGCAACCACAGTAAAAATATACTGCCCTAAATGTGAAGATGTCTACTACCCTCGCTCGAAGTATCAAG ACATTGATGGAGCTTATTTTGGAACAACATTTCCTCATTTGTTCTTGATGACATACGGGCACTTAAAGCAACAAAAGGCATCCCAGAACTATGTTCCCAGAGTGTTCGGATTCAAGCTTCACAAGCCATAA
- the LOC133778040 gene encoding casein kinase II subunit beta-1-like isoform X1, whose product MYRERGFKPEVSSVDRKRINDALDKQLERSSPSTSRAVVINGRDKQPLSMLVGKTAAPSDQRDSRSASLSKANCSDVEESETDSEESDVSGSDVEDTSWISWFCNLRGNEFFSEVDDDYIQDDFNLCGLSSQVPYYDYALDLILDVESSHGDMFTEEQNELVESAAEMLYGLIHARYILTSKGIAAMLDKYKNYDFGRCPRVYCCGQPCLPVGQSDIPRATTVKIYCPKCEDVYYPRSKYQGNIDGAYFGTTFPHLFLMTYGHLKQQKASQNYVPRVFGFKLHKP is encoded by the exons ATGTACAGAGAGCGAGGGTTTAAGCCGGAGGTGAGCTCGGTTGATCGGAAGCGAATCAACGACGCCTTGGATAAGCAGCTGGAAAGATCGTCGCCGTCCACGTCTAGGGCGGTGGTAATCAACGGTAGGGATAAGCAGCCGCTGTCTATGCTTGTGGGGAAGACTGCTGCTCCATCTGATCAGAGGGACTCTCGCTCTGCTTCTCTCTCTAAAGCCAACTGCTCCGATG TGGAGGAATCTGAAACAGACAGTGAAGAATCTGATGTCAGTGGTTCTGATGTTGAAGACACATCTTGGATTTCATGGTTTTGCAACCTTCGAGGAAATGAGTTTTTTTCTGAAGTTGATGATGACTACATTCAAGATGATTTTAACCTCTGTGGGTTAAGCAGCCAAGTTCCTTATTATGATTATGCTCTTGATTTGATCTTGGATGTTGAGTCTTCTCATG GCGACATGTTTACCGAGGAGCAAAATGAATTAGTCGAGTCGGCAGCAGAGATGCTTTATGGACTAATTCATGCTCGATACATTTTGACCAGCAAAGGCATTGCTGCTATG TTAGACAAGTACAAAAATTATGATTTTGGGAGGTGCCCCAGAGTTTACTGTTGTGGACAACCCTGCCTCCCAGTTGGTCAATCAGACATTCCACGAGCAACCACAGTAAAAATATACTGCCCTAAATGTGAAGATGTCTACTACCCTCGCTCGAAGTATCAAGGCA ACATTGATGGAGCTTATTTTGGAACAACATTTCCTCATTTGTTCTTGATGACATACGGGCACTTAAAGCAACAAAAGGCATCCCAGAACTATGTTCCCAGAGTGTTCGGATTCAAGCTTCACAAGCCATAA